A single Neospora caninum Liverpool complete genome, chromosome VIIb DNA region contains:
- a CDS encoding putative cAMP-specific phosphodiesterase: MVDVATTLRNRTDCLMTCTQENFPEGGCEEELDRTIEYRGNKYTRFFSFPAPEGVTQSKYSGDYFESYTRCEDMALDPSGALWRQFASQSYRQLIIQQNYTKVCEIFRTSADFCDNHEDRLHTCFLGCRRPEDTAATGYTMDNRPPCVSGEETRPPLLCIYPDDIAKDTFFDKMVGSTCIYAHAISADKDSSVSSAFAPPIWCFGALQLFGAIFAANFLQLVFEILLLRVLDMADKFIEQSLALRSRKCLYISLISVILGVAVFVSLGAVTILRRVGLETALVISFFLALAVDQVKFFLVQPIIWWVLLRRCGKLSPAGVQEYDDDYLTLFQAETSLVDTARKAVGDFMSTIVFQRVLLSFLLAYTAFLLIEFLLLNNVPDYNLVVVPNIDQGRVIARQIDNVFTVIFALEVLGKFVGYGLIYLKDPIESFDTLVVMTTFTLLILGFYVSGIGLLRILRLLSALALLHKYPDSRERRPEWSANNSSKLEKASSIVEGLLTNVHIPKYFKTELDWVWDSILSNKVYDTHVENEEEEEDQATEASFRLSLFTEKSTIIASADASRKTQAAVRASRAQSRASKVPHGSSSMVIGSTNGRISGQMLENLREPDPRMMDAALYRSDTRNLDPLTATVGGMKSAPSMFTKGSKSSTMMGSSASKSFRTERNKKSIDILAVLYQASQITGAEQEQVNEAMRPFDEWQWDALHASDVCDMNLLPVVFVRAIATFPTIMTKFNFDLDRLFDFLKVVQTSFQKNVKFHCAAHTADMIQAMHYFLTIGKLGTLLSEYDVFLCHFCALVCHFGHPGVSNTFLVKSRHPRAIRYDDESVNENYVASTISCLVARDEYNFFGDMMPLWQVFRLHMIDILLNFDISKSARQVAMFRTKVSIKFTAATPADKQLLLTILLRASDYSFTCRQLAVYSKWKDRMIDEFFAMGDTEKQLALTVSPFCDRELTNVDKCHVAFVEVAVKPLMTVLVLGLAPHLQKDVLDTLEANQKNLMQKLDKND, from the exons ATGGTTGACGTGGCCACTACGCTGCGGAACAG GACAGACTGCCTGATGACTTGCACGCAGGAGAACTTCCCTGAAGGAggctgcgaggaagagctCGACAGAACGATCGAGTACCGGGGAAACAAGTACACACgattcttttctttcccagCTCCTGAGGGCGTCACCCAGTCGAAGTACTCTGGTGACTACTTTGAGTCGTACACGCGCTGCGAAGACATGGCGCTGGATCCTTCTGGCGCTCTTTGGAGACAGTTTGCTTCGCAGTCGTACCGTCAGCTGATCATTCAACAAAATTATACGAAAGTCTGTGAAATCTTCAGAACCTCCGCGGACTTCTGTGACAATCAC GAGGATAGGCTTCACACCTGCTTCCTCGGTTGCCGCCGACCCGAGGAcacggcggcgacggggtATACCATGGACAATCGTCCACCTTGTGTGtcaggcgaagaaacgcgaccgCCTTTACTTTGCATCTACCCGGATGATATCGCCAAGGATACGTTTTTTGACAAGATGGTTGGGTCCACATGCATCTACGCTCACGCAATTAGTGCCGACAAGGATTCCAGCGTCTCGTCCGCGTTCGCGCCGCCGATCTGGTGTTTCGGGGCTCTCCAGCTCTTCGGCGCGATCTTTGCCGCAAATTTCTTGCAGTTGGTCTTTGAGATCCTGCTGCTTCGGGTCCTTGACATGGCGGACAAATTCATCGAGCAATCCCTTGCTCTCCGAAGTCGCAAATGCCTCTACATCTCGCTGATATCTGTCATCTTGGGTGTCGCAGTGTTCGTAAGTCTCGGAGCCGTGACGATCCTCCGACGAGTAGGACTCGAGACTGCCTTAGTCATatcgtttttcctcgccctcgccgtcgacCAAGTCAAGTTTTTCCTTGTCCAGCCCATCATCTGGTGGGTTCTCTTGCGCCGATGCGGCAAATTGTCACCCGCCGGAGTTCAAGAGTACGATGACGACTATCTCACGCTATTCCAGGCAGAAACGTCATTGGTAGACACAGCAAGGAAGGCGGTCGGCGACTTCATGTCGACGATTGTTTTCCAACGCGTTCTTCTCAGTTTTCTGCTCGCGTACACCGCCTTCCTTCTGATCGAATTCCTCCTGTTGAATAACGTGCCAGACTACAACCTCGTCGTTGTTCCCAACATCGACCAA GGACGGGTTATAGCAAGGCAAATCGACAATGTCTTCACAGTCATCTTCGCATTGGAGGTACTAGGGAAGTTCGTTGGGTACGGCCTAATATATCTGAAAGACCCTATCGAATCCTTCGATACTCTTGTCGTAATGACGACCTTCACCTTGCTCATTTTGGGCTTCTACGTATCTGGAATCG GTCTGCTGCGTATTCTTCGACTGCTCAGTGCGTTAGCGTTGCTGCACAAGTACCCTGActccagagagcgacgccccGAGTGGTCTGCAAACAATTCCTCGAAGTTGGAAAAGGCCTCTTCGATAGTCGAAGGCCTGCTGACCAACGTGCATATTCCCAAGTACTTCAAGACGGAGCTTGACTGGGTCTGGGATTCCATTCTTTCCAACAAAGTCTACGACACTCATgtcgaaaacgaagaggaagaagaggatcAGGCGACAGAGGCAAGTTTTAGGCTCTCTCTTTTTACCGAGAAGTCC acCATCATTGCCAGCGCCGACGCCTCCCGCAAGACGCAAGCAGCCGTGCGCGCGTCTCGGGCTCAGTCGCGGGCTTCCAAAGTTCCTCACGGCTCGTCAAGCATGGTGATCGGCAGCACGAACGGCCGCATTTCCGGTCAAATGTTGGAGAATTTGAGGGAACCGGACCCAAGAATGATGGACGCTGCACTGTACCGGTCTGACACGCGCAACCTCGATCCCCTAA CTGCCACTGTTGGTGGAATGAAAAGCGCACCCTCAATGTTCACAAAGGGGAGCAAATCAAGCACCATGATGGGTTCCTCGGCCTCTAAGTCCTTTCGGACAGAACGAAACAAAAAGTCTATTGACATTCTCGCAGTTCTTTATCAGGCGTCACAAATCACGG GGGCGGAGCAGGAGCAAGTAAACGAGGCCATGCGGCCGTTCGACGAATGGCAGTGGGACGCACTGCATGCCAGCGACGTGTGCGACATGAATCTCCTCCCTGTCGTTTTCGTCCGGGCAATTGCGACCTTCCCGACGATCATGACGAA ATTCAACTTCGACTTGGACCGCCTCTTCGATTTCCTGAAAGTCGTTCAAACGTCATTCCAGAAAAATGTGAAGTTTCACTGCGCAGCACACACTGCCGACATGATCCAAGCCATGCACTATTTCCTCACGATCGGCAAGCTCGGAACGCTGCTAA GCGAATACGATGTTTTCTTGTGTCATTTCTGCGCCCTGGTTTGCCACTTTGGCCATCCGGGCGTGTCCAACACATTTCTGGTGAAGTCGCGTCACCCACGTGCTATTCGGTACGACGACGAATCAGTGAACGAGAATTATGTGGCGTCGACAATTTCGTGCTTGGTGGCACGTGATGAGTACAACTTCTTTG GAGACATGATGCCGCTCTGGCAAGTTTTTAGACTCCACATGATCGACATTCTGCTGAACTTCGACATCTCGAAATCTGCGCGTCAAGTGGCGATGTTCCGCACCAAAGTGTCCATCAAGTTTACGGCGGCCACACCAGCAGACAAGCAACTGCTTCTCACCATTCTTCTGAGGGCGTCAG ATTACAGCTTCACGTGCCGGCAACTGGCAGTCTACAGCAAATGGAAGGACAGAATGATCGACGAGTTCTTTGCGATGGGAGACACCGAGAAGCAGCTGGCTCTGACAGTTTCTCCGTTCTGCGACCGAGAACTTACTAACGTCGATAAGTGTCATGTAGCCTTCGTCGAAGTCGCCGTAAAGCCCCTCATGACGGTTTTGGTCCTCGGCTTGGCTCCTCATCTCCAGAAAGACGTTCTCGACACTCTGGAGGCCAATCAGAAGAACCTGATGCAAAAGTTGGACAAAAATGATTGA